In Silene latifolia isolate original U9 population chromosome 3, ASM4854445v1, whole genome shotgun sequence, a single window of DNA contains:
- the LOC141646963 gene encoding pentatricopeptide repeat-containing protein At4g21705, mitochondrial-like, translating to MGIPRLFFLKQIFTKPTNSHFNLTRTLCSVPKKTPLSISPEFIKLVTDSPRSSVIPLLEQYFAEDKSVLESEVPRIIRGLRKRELFDRALEVLEWSNRKPVRHADSSDLPFHLDLIGKVRSIAAAEEFFEEANDHSEKMYNCLLNFYVQGMLVDKSLSLFEKMKEMGIASSPLSYNKIMSLYLKNRQPEKLLDLLSEMQDKGVSPDEISYKMCLKACSFTSDFDSMDKLVKALKDQHNLSFDWFTYATVANYYLDGGHPEKAISCVRIAEDMVHDNPIGYTFLISSYAKLGDVTKVTELWQKYKDAFESHSNHDYMVMLSSLMKLDMFEQAEGLLEEWKASGNEYNHRVVDALLSGYAHKGLAEKAEKLLEDQISKNTTPVPISWGIISEGYIKCQNMQKAVQCMEKALQLGPQHKGWAPKRAVISNILIWLGQHGDNDQVYEFLKLMSRVASMNKNTYLALKASSKHGKDVNAILQRLKDDNIDIDEETSMLMRVET from the exons ATGGGTATACCCAGATTATTCTTCCTCAAACAAATTTTCACAAAACCCACAAATTCCCATTTCAATTTAACAAGAACATTATGTTCTGTTCCTAAAAAAACCCCTTTATCTATAAGCCCTGAATTTATTAAGTTGGTTACGGATTCGCCTCGCTCCAGTGTCATCCCTTTACTTGAACAGTATTTTGCTGAGGATAAAAGTGTGTTAGAATCTGAGGTTCCTAGGATTATTCGAGGTCTTCGCAAACGTGAGCTATTTGATCGTGCCCTTGAG GTTTTAGAGTGGAGTAATCGTAAACCTGTAAGACACGCAGATTCCAGTGATCTTCCGTTTCACCTTGATCTCATTGGCAAGGTGCGCAGCATTGCTGCTGCAGAGGAGTTCTTCGAGGAAGCAAATGACCATTCTGAAAAGATGTACAATTGTTTGCTTAACTTCTATGTTCAAGGAATGCTCGTAGATAAGTCTCTTTCTCTTTTCGAGAAGATGAAAGAAATGGGAATTGCTTCGAGTCCTCTTTCATACAACAAAATTATGTCACTTTACCTGAAAAATCGACAGCCTGAAAAACTTCTGGACTTACTTTCAGAAATGCAGGATAAGGGGGTTTCTCCCGATGAGATCAGCTATAAAATGTGCCTGAAAGCGTGCTCATTTACTTCTGATTTTGATTCCATGGACAAGCTTGTAAAGGCCTTAAAAGACCAACATAACCTCTCATTTGACTGGTTTACGTACGCCACAGTTGCTAACTACTACTTGGATGGAGGTCATCCTGAAAAGGCGATTAGTTGCGTACGAATAGCAGAAGATATGGTACATGATAATCCAATTGGGTATACTTTCCTGATTAGCTCATATGCAAAGCTTGGAGACGTTACTAAGGTGACGGAATTATGGCAGAAATATAAAGATGCTTTTGAATCACATAGTAATCATGATTATATGGTTATGCTTAGTTCATTGATGAAGCTTGATATGTTCGAACAAGCTGAAGGATTACTAGAAGAATGGAAAGCATCTGGCAATGAATATAATCATCGAGTTGTTGATGCCCTTTTATCGGGATATGCACATAAAGGACTGGCCGAGAAAGCCGAAAAATTACTCGAGGACCAGATAAGTAAAAACACGACACCAGTTCCCATCTCGTGGGGTATCATCAGTGAGGGGTACATCAAATGTCAGAACATGCAGAAGGCTGTGCAGTGCATGGAGAAGGCTCTTCAGCTTGGCCCGCAACACAAAGGGTGGGCCCCGAAACGTGCAGTTATCTCAAACATACTGATTTGGCTTGGCCAGCATGGAGACAATGATCAAGTGTACGAGTTTTTGAAGCTGATGAGCCGAGTTGCTTCTATGAACAAAAACACGTATCTGGCTCTGAAAGCTAGTAGCAAGCACGGGAAGGACGTCAATGCGATTTTGCAGAGGTTGAAAGATGATAACATAGATATAGACGAGGAGACGAGTATGCTAATGAGGGTAGAAACTTAA
- the LOC141646964 gene encoding pentatricopeptide repeat-containing protein At4g21705, mitochondrial-like → MGIPKLLILKQLFTKPTKSHFNLTRTLCSVPTNTPLSISPEFVKFVTSSPRSSVIPLLEQYFNEDKNVLESEVPKIIRDLRKRKLFDRALEVLEWANRKPVRHTDSGVLSFHLDLIGKVRGIAPAEKFFEEANDHSEKMYSCLLNFYVQGMLVDKSLSLFEKMKEMGIASSPLTYNKVMSLYLKNRLPDKLLDLLLEMQDKGVSPDEISYKLCLKGCALTSDFDSMDKLVKAIKDQHHLSFDWLTYATVASYYLDGGHPEKAITCLQIAEDMVRDRVGYNFLISSYAKLGDVTKVTELWQKQKDVCKSHRNHDYMVMLSSLMKFDMFEQAEGLLEECRASSNEYNHCVVDALLSGYVQKGLVEKAEKLLEDQISKNTTPVPISWGIISEGYIKCQNMQKAVQCMEKALRLGPQQKGWAPKRAVISNILTWLGQHGDNDQVYEFLKLMSRVAPMNKNTFLTLKASSKHGKDVNVILQRLKDDNIDVDEETSKL, encoded by the exons ATGGGTATACCCAAATTATTAATCCTCAAACAATTATTCACAAAACCCACAAAATCCCATTTCAATTTAACAAGAACATTATGTTCTGTTCCTACAAATACCCCTTTATCTATAAGCCCTGAGTTTGTTAAGTTTGTTACGAGTTCGCCTCGCTCCAGTGTCATCCCTTTACTTGAACAGTATTTTAATGAGGATAAGAATGTGTTAGAATCCGAGGTTCCTAAGATTATTCGAGATCTTCGCAAACGTAAGCTGTTTGATCGTGCTCTTGAG GTTTTAGAGTGGGCTAATCGTAAACCTGTTAGACACACAGATTCCGGTGTTCTTTCTTTTCACCTTGATCTGATTGGCAAGGTGCGTGGCATTGCTCCTGCAGAGAAGTTCTTCGAGGAAGCAAATGACCATTCTGAAAAGATGTACAGTTGTTTGCTTAACTTCTATGTTCAAGGAATGCTCGTAGATAAGTCTCTTTCTCTTTTCGAGAAGATGAAAGAAATGGGAATTGCTTCGAGTCCTCTTACATACAACAAAGTTATGTCACTTTACCTAAAAAATCGACTTCCTGATAAACTTCTAGACTTACTTTTAGAAATGCAGGATAAGGGGGTTTCTCCCGATGAGATCAGCTATAAATTGTGCCTGAAAGGGTGCGCTTTAACTTCTGATTTTGATTCCATGGACAAGCTTGTAAAGGCCATAAAAGACCAACATCACCTCTCATTTGACTGGTTGACGTATGCCACAGTTGCTAGCTACTACTTGGATGGAGGTCATCCTGAAAAGGCGATTACTTGCCTACAAATAGCGGAAGATATGGTACGTGATCGAGTTGGGTATAATTTCCTGATTAGTTCATATGCAAAGCTTGGAGACGTTACTAAGGTGACGGAATTATGGCAGAAACAGAAAGATGTTTGTAAATCACATAGGAATCATGATTATATGGTCATGCTTAGTTCATTGATGAAGTTTGATATGTTCGAACAAGCTGAAGGGTTATTAGAAGAATGCAGAGCATCGAGCAATGAATATAATCATTGTGTCGTTGATGCCCTTTTATCTGGATATGTGCAAAAAGGACTGGTCGAGAAAGCTGAAAAATTACTCGAGGACCAGATAAGTAAAAACACGACACCAGTTCCCATCTCGTGGGGTATCATCAGTGAGGGGTACATCAAATGTCAGAACATGCAGAAGGCTGTGCAGTGCATGGAGAAGGCCCTTCGGCTTGGCCCACAACAGAAAGGGTGGGCCCCGAAACGTGCAGTTATCTCAAACATACTGACTTGGCTTGGCCAGCATGGAGACAATGATCAAGTGTACGAGTTTTTGAAGCTGATGAGCCGTGTTGCTCCGATGAACAAAAACACGTTTCTGACGCTGAAAGCTAGTAGCAAGCACGGGAAGGACGTCAATGTTATTTTGCAGAGGTTGAAAGATGATAACATAGACGTAGACGAGGAGACGAGTAAGCTATGA
- the LOC141646965 gene encoding pentatricopeptide repeat-containing protein At4g21705, mitochondrial-like → MGIPRLLFLKQLFTKPTNSHFNLTRTLCSFSPKSPSSLSPKFVKFVTDSPRSSVIPLLEQYFTKDKCLLESEVPMIIRALRKHKRFDRALEVLEWTNRKPVYHTISVDLPLRLDLVGKVRGVAAAEEFFKEANDHSEKMCSSLLDFYVQGKLVDKSLALFKKMKAIGIASSPHTFNKITSLCLKTRQVDQLLDLLSEMQDKVSYKLCLKACALSSDSDSMDKLVNSIKDQHHLFDWSTYTTVANYYLVKGHPEKAISCLERAEATVHDNSEGYKVLISLYAKLGDVTKVTELWQKHKNVCKSYSNNDYMVMLSSLMKLDLVEQAEGLLEEWKASGNEYNHLVLDAVLSGYAQKGLVEKAEKLLEDQISKNTTPVPISWGIISEGYVNCKNMQKAVQCMKKALQLGPQPNGWAPKRAVISKILTWLGDDGDSDQVYELLKLMSRVVPVNENSYLTLKASSKLGKFVPVILQRLKDDNIDVDKVMKVGK, encoded by the exons ATGGGTATACCCAGATTATTATTCCTCAAACAATTGTTCACAAAACCCACAAATTCCCATTTCAATTTAACAAGAACATTATGTTCTTTTTCCCCAAAATCCCCTTCATCTTTAAGCCCTAAATTTGTTAAGTTTGTTACGGATTCGCCTCGCTCCAGTGTCATCCCTTTACTTGAACAGTATTTTACTAAGGATAAGTGTTTGTTAGAATCTGAGGTTCCTATGATTATTCGAGCTCTTCGCAAACATAAGCGGTTTGATCGTGCCCTTGAG GTTTTAGAGTGGACTAATCGTAAACCTGTTTACCACACAATTTCTGTTGATCTTCCTTTACGTCTTGATCTCGTTGGCAAGGTGCGCGGTGTTGCTGCTGCAGAGGAGTTCTTCAAGGAAGCAAATGACCATTCTGAAAAGATGTGCTCTTCTTTGCTTGACTTCTATGTTCAAGGAAAGCTCGTAGATAAGTCTCTTGCTCTTTTCAAGAAGATGAAAGCAATAGGAATTGCTTCGAGTCCTCATACATTCAACAAAATTACGTCACTTTGCCTAAAAACTCGACAGGTTGATCAACTTCTTGACTTACTTTCAGAAATGCAGGATAAGGTCAGTTATAAACTGTGCCTGAAAGCGTGCGCTTTAAGTTCTGATTCTGATTCCATGGACAAGCTTGTAAACTCCATAAAAGACCAGCATCACTTATTTGACTGGTCGACGTATACCACAGTTGCTAACTACTACTTGGTTAAAGGTCATCCTGAAAAGGCGATTAGTTGCCTAGAAAGAGCTGAAGCTACTGTACATGATAATTCAGAAGGGTATAAAGTCCTGATTAGTTTATATGCAAAGCTTGGAGACGTTACTAAGGTTACGGAATTATGGCAGAAACACAAAAATGTTTGTAAATCATACAGTAATAATGATTATATGGTCATGCTTAGTTCGTTGATGAAGCTTGATCTGGTTGAACAAGCGGAAGGGTTACTAGAAGAATGGAAAGCGTCTGGCAATGAATATAATCATCTAGTACTTGATGCCGTTTTATCTGGATATGCGCAAAAAGGATTGGTCGAGAAAGCTGAAAAATTACTCGAGGACCAGATTAGTAAAAACACGACACCAGTTCCTATTTCGTGGGGTATCATCAGTGAGGGGTACGTCAACTGTAAGAATATGCAGAAGGCTGTGCAGTGCATGAAAAAGGCTCTTCAGCTGGGTCCGCAACCCAATGGTTGGGCTCCGAAACGTGCAGTTATCTCAAAAATATTGACTTGGCTTGGTGACGATGGAGACAGCGATCAAGTGTACGAGTTGTTGAAGTTGATGAGCCGAGTTGTTCCAGTGAACGAAAACTCATATCTGACTCTGAAAGCTAGTAGCAAGCTTGGGAAGTTCGTCCCTGTGATTTTGCAGAGGTTGAAAGATGATAACATAGACGTAGACAAAGTAATGAAAGTAGGAAAATAA
- the LOC141646969 gene encoding pentatricopeptide repeat-containing protein At4g21705, mitochondrial-like: MNIPKSSSILHQLISKSIPKSLKNLISIHPTTTTTKTHLNSPFKARNISNTASKNNPLVRDILKFLAKSPQSSVVPLLVLHYGDKSDFQFTEELRNVIRTLRRQRRFCRALEVSEWAMSKTVSNPKPGDLASQLSLINQVHGLDAAEKFFNEVDVHTEKTYGALLNCYVEAKLVDKSLSHFKTMKGMGFPMNSLPYNNMMTLYLNTGQSEKVTELISEMEENGISPDNITYRIWLKALASKLDFTSMETVIKKMEGQHGLTIDWLTYVVVANYHIEGGLTEKAVYYLQQAELKVQGNPVAFNHLITTYAKIGDLSQVMSLWQRRSGISKAHINPDYMAMIGSLVKLDQFQEAEGILLEWESLCSFYDFRVVNALLLGYTQKGQVERAEKLLDGILSSRKIMPIPNTWSIISVGHIKCGNMQKALLCLKKALELGLRSQHRGWIPNYEVTSSILKWLGDEGEIREVDEFLKLLSQVIPMNEDMYRTLLMVNIRHGNEIDDILERMKDDKIDVSEETRKIIESRT; this comes from the exons ATGAACATCCCTAAATCATCATCAATCTTGCATCAATTGATATCAAAATCAATCCCCAAATCTCTGAAAAATCTCATATCAATCCACccaactacaacaacaacaaaaacccatCTCAATTCACCATTTAAAGCTAGAAATATCAGCAATACAGCTTCTAAAAATAACCCTTTAGTCAGAGACATTCTTAAATTCTTAGCGAAATCGCCGCAATCGAGTGTTGTTCCTTTGCTTGTGTTGCATTATGGTGATAAGTCTGATTTCCAGTTTACTGAAGAGCTCAGAAATGTTATCCGCACACTTCGTCGACAAAGGCGATTTTGTCGCGCCCTTGAG GTTTCAGAGTGGGCTATGAGCAAAACGGTTAGTAATCCGAAACCAGGTGATCTTGCAAGTCAGTTATCTCTCATTAATCAAGTGCATGGATTGGATGCTGCTGAGAAGTTTTTCAATGAAGTCGATGTTCATACTGAGAAGACGTACGGTGCCCTGCTCAATTGTTACGTGGAAGCAAAGCTTGTGGATAAGTCGCTCTCCCATTTCAAGACGATGAAAGGCATGGGATTTCCAATGAATTCTCTTCCTTACAACAATATGATGACCCTTTATTTGAACACCGGTCAGAGTGAGAAAGTAACGGAGTTAATTTCAGAAATGGAAGAAAATGGCATATCCCCCGACAACATTACTTATAGAATATGGCTTAAAGCTTTAGCGTCAAAGTTAGATTTTACTAGCATGGAGACGGTTATTAAGAAAATGGAAGGCCAACACGGTCTCACAATTGACTGGTTAACATATGTTGTAGTTGCTAATTACCACATTGAAGGAGGGCTTACGGAAAAGGCTGTTTACTACTTGCAGCAAGCGGAACTAAAAGTTCAGGGCAATCCGGTTGCGTTCAATCATCTCATAACCACGTATGCAAAGATCGGAGACTTGTCGCAGGTTATGAGCTTGTGGCAGAGACGTAGTGGTATTTCTAAAGCACACATTAATCCTGATTATATGGCTATGATTGGCTCTCTGGTGAAACTAGATCAATTCCAAGAGGCTGAAGGAATCCTACTAGAGTGGGAGTCATTGTGTAGTTTCTATGATTTCCGAGTTGTTAATGCTCTTTTACTTGGGTATACCCAAAAGGGTCAGGTTGAGAGAGCTGAAAAATTGCTCGATGGGATACTTAGTAGTAGAAAAATAATGCCAATCCCGAACACATGGTCCATCATTAGTGTCGGGCATATCAAGTGTGGGAATATGCAGAAGGCTTTACTGTGCTTGAAGAAAGCCCTTGAACTGGGTTTGAGATCACAACACCGAGGGTGGATCCCGAATTATGAAGTTACGTCAAGCATACTCAAGTGGCTTGGTGACGAAGGAGAAATAAGAGAAGTTGATGAATTTTTGAAGTTGTTGAGTCAGGTGATTCCTATGAATGAAGATATGTACCGGACTTTATTGATGGTTAATATTCGACATGGGAATGAAATCGATGACATTTTGGAGAGGATGAAAGATGATAAGATAGATGTAAGTGAAGAAACGAGGAAGATTATTGAGTCGAGGACATGA
- the LOC141646967 gene encoding E3 ubiquitin-protein ligase RMA3-like — MDLIQDLQDHATETISNEDSPIKPKYDSASIHSTESGSSESSFSCSICFDTAQDPVVTLCGHLYCWACIFKWLHIQTSSTEPGHHQACPVCKASISQASLIPLYCNGPSRPESNIRNPPLDVIPPRPTSCGVRISNHLPPNLFQPQSPAFHHQQYFSDPNGSYAAITSSNLVSTTMAGIINPTIGLLGELVNPRMAGNPSMFTFPIPTSYAVVWQNNARTRRHEMQLDKSLNRVSIFLFCGLILCLLLF, encoded by the coding sequence ATGGACTTAATTCAGGACTTGCAAGACCATGCAACAGAAACCATTTCTAATGAAGATTCGCCAATAAAGCCAAAATATGACTCGGCCTCAATTCACTCCACAGAATCGGGCAGTAGTGAGAGCTCTTTCAGCTGCAGCATATGCTTCGACACAGCTCAGGACCCCGTAGTCACACTCTGCGGCCACTTGTACTGCTGGGCATGCATTTTCAAGTGGCTCCATATCCAAACTTCATCTACTGAGCCTGGGCACCACCAAGCTTGCCCTGTGTGCAAAGCAAGCATCTCACAAGCGTCATTGATTCCGCTTTACTGCAACGGACCTTCCCGTCCCGAATCTAATATCAGGAATCCTCCTCTTGATGTTATTCCTCCTAGACCTACTTCTTGTGGGGTTCGTATTTCCAATCACCTTCCTCCCAATCTTTTTCAACCGCAGTCACCTGCATTTCATCACCAACAATATTTCTCCGACCCAAATGGCAGTTATGCAGCTATAACATCATCCAATCTTGTTAGTACTACAATGGCTGGGATTATAAATCCCACCATCGGGTTACTTGGGGAGTTAGTGAACCCGAGGATGGCTGGAAACCCTAGTATGTTCACCTTCCCTATTCCTACCTCATACGCTGTGGTCTGGCAGAACAATGCTCGGACTAGGAGGCATGAAATGCAGTTGGATAAGTCGCTCAATAGAGTTTCGATCTTTCTATTTTGTGGTTtgatcttatgcttgcttttgtTCTGA
- the LOC141646968 gene encoding uncharacterized protein LOC141646968 yields the protein MATVLESLTIPRATATAAVVPRAAAFSFSSSSCSVKFSEFNGLTLTSAALTRSVDSISLTRRRLRRRDSVFRVSAESSDTTLQLPTLSEAEWKSLVLESELPVMVEFWAPWCGPCRMVQPMIDELAQQYAGKLKVYKVNTDECPTIASDYGIRSIPTVIIFKNGEKKEAVIGAVPKTTLTTSIEKFL from the exons ATGGCGACTGTTCTCGAATCCCTAACCATCCCACGCGCCACCGCTACCGCTGCAGTAGTCCCACGCGCCGCCGCTTTCTCCTTTTCTTCGTCTTCTTGCTCCGTCAAATTCTCCGAGTTCAACGGACTCACACTCACTTCCGCCGCCTTGACTCGCTCCGTCGACTCAATCTCCCTCACGCGCCGTCGTCTTCGCCGTCGTGACTCCGTTTTCCGTGTCTCTGCTGAGAGCTCCGACACCACACTCCAAT TGCCTACACTGTCTGAAGCTGAATGGAAATCACTGGTCCTAGAATCAGAACTTCCTGTAATGGTTGAATTCTGGGCTCCATGGTGTGGGCCTTGTCGGATGGTCCAGCCTATGATCGATGAGTTAGCTCAGCAGTATGCCGGGAAGCTCAAGGTTTACAAGGTTAACACTGACGAGTGTCCCACTATTGCATCTGATTATGGTATCCGAAGCATTCCCACAGTCATAATTTTCAAGAACGGCGAGAAGAAAGAAGCAGTTATTGGTGCTGTCCCGAAAACTACATTAACCACTAGCATCGAGAAGTTCTTATAA